Proteins encoded within one genomic window of Bacteroides sedimenti:
- a CDS encoding thiamine diphosphokinase: protein MRKYPLLTIADSPSAIILANGDYPVHPLPLALLAKTDYVVCCDGATDEFVSKGRIPIAIVGDGDSLSKLNKKQFANILHSIPDQETNDLTKAFNYCIQQDKKDLLILGATGKREDHTLGNISLLIEYMEQANVEMVTDYGVFTPISADCEFESYPGQQISIFNLSCATISQEQLLFPLPSLNNWWQGTLNESLSDHFIIRTSGKAIVFRAY from the coding sequence ATGAGAAAATACCCGTTACTAACAATCGCTGATTCCCCTTCGGCTATTATTCTGGCTAATGGAGATTATCCGGTACACCCGTTGCCTCTGGCTCTTCTTGCCAAAACTGATTACGTTGTATGTTGCGATGGAGCAACTGATGAATTTGTGAGTAAAGGAAGAATTCCTATAGCTATTGTGGGTGACGGAGATTCTCTTTCCAAGCTGAATAAAAAACAGTTTGCCAATATCCTTCATTCCATACCCGATCAGGAAACAAACGATTTGACCAAGGCTTTTAATTATTGCATTCAGCAAGACAAGAAGGACCTGCTGATTCTGGGAGCTACCGGAAAGCGGGAAGATCATACACTAGGCAATATAAGTTTGCTGATTGAGTATATGGAGCAGGCGAATGTGGAAATGGTAACTGATTACGGTGTTTTTACGCCCATATCGGCAGATTGTGAGTTTGAAAGCTATCCAGGTCAGCAGATTTCAATTTTCAATCTGTCATGTGCAACAATCTCTCAGGAACAATTGTTGTTCCCTCTTCCTTCTTTGAATAACTGGTGGCAGGGAACTCTTAATGAGTCATTATCCGACCACTTTATTATCAGAACTTCAGGTAAAGCTATAGTTTTCAGGGCTTACTAA
- the asnB gene encoding asparagine synthase B translates to MCGIVGIFNVQKQDEELRSKALKMAQKIRHRGPDWSGIYCGGSAILAHERLSIVDPQSGGQPLYTPDGKVILAVNGEIYNHRDIRKEYNNEYQFQTGSDCEVILALYRKKGINFLEDLSGIFAFALYDSEKDEYLIARDPIGVIPLYIGRDKEGLLYIASELKALEGFCDSYEPFLPGHYFYSKEGEMKRWYTRDWMEYEAVKNNNAYSSDIHDALEDAVQRQLMSDVPYGVLLSGGLDSSIISAVAKKYAAKRVETGGQSDAWWPQLHSFAVGLKNAPDLIKAKEVADHIGTIHHEINYTVQEGLDAIRDVIYFIETYDVTTVRASTPMYLLARVIKSMGIKMVLSGEGADEIFGGYLYFHKAPDAKAFHEETVRKISKLHLYDCLRANKSLSAWGVEGRVPFLDKEFMDVAMRLNPAAKMAPGKTIEKKILREAFANMLPESVAWRQKEQFSDGVGYNWIDSLKALTTEKVSDEDMAHAAERFPINTPMNKEEYYYRSIFEEHFPSESAAKCVPSVPSVACSTAEALAWDESFKNMNDPSGRAVKGVHDESY, encoded by the coding sequence ATGTGTGGAATTGTAGGAATATTCAACGTACAAAAGCAAGACGAAGAATTACGTTCTAAAGCTCTTAAAATGGCTCAAAAAATCCGTCACAGGGGACCCGATTGGAGTGGCATCTACTGTGGAGGCTCAGCCATCCTTGCTCACGAACGTCTTTCAATCGTAGATCCTCAATCGGGAGGACAACCGCTTTACACTCCCGACGGGAAAGTTATCCTTGCCGTCAACGGAGAGATATATAATCACCGTGACATTCGCAAAGAGTACAATAATGAATATCAGTTCCAGACAGGTTCCGATTGCGAAGTCATACTGGCACTCTACCGTAAGAAAGGCATCAATTTTCTGGAAGACTTAAGTGGTATATTTGCTTTTGCCCTTTATGATTCAGAAAAAGATGAATACCTGATTGCCCGTGATCCGATAGGGGTTATTCCTTTATATATCGGTCGCGACAAAGAAGGGCTACTCTATATTGCAAGCGAGCTGAAAGCACTTGAAGGATTCTGCGACAGCTATGAACCATTTTTACCAGGACACTATTTCTATAGTAAAGAAGGAGAAATGAAACGCTGGTATACGCGCGACTGGATGGAGTACGAAGCTGTAAAAAACAACAATGCTTATAGCAGTGACATTCACGATGCACTTGAAGACGCTGTGCAACGTCAGCTAATGAGCGATGTTCCTTACGGAGTATTGCTTTCCGGAGGTCTCGACTCTTCTATTATCTCTGCTGTGGCAAAGAAATATGCCGCAAAACGTGTAGAAACAGGTGGTCAGTCGGATGCTTGGTGGCCACAATTACATTCGTTCGCAGTAGGACTAAAAAATGCCCCTGACCTTATTAAAGCAAAAGAGGTGGCAGATCATATTGGCACTATCCACCATGAAATAAATTATACAGTTCAAGAAGGATTAGACGCCATCCGTGATGTTATCTATTTTATTGAAACATACGATGTAACTACTGTCAGAGCTTCTACCCCGATGTACCTGTTGGCAAGGGTAATCAAATCGATGGGAATCAAAATGGTTCTTTCGGGAGAAGGTGCAGATGAAATCTTTGGTGGTTATCTCTATTTTCACAAAGCTCCGGATGCAAAAGCTTTTCATGAGGAAACAGTTCGTAAAATAAGTAAGCTGCATCTATACGACTGTCTTAGGGCAAATAAATCACTCTCTGCCTGGGGAGTTGAGGGTAGAGTTCCGTTCCTGGACAAAGAATTTATGGATGTTGCTATGCGACTGAATCCTGCAGCAAAGATGGCACCAGGAAAAACCATCGAGAAAAAAATTCTACGGGAAGCTTTTGCCAATATGCTTCCTGAAAGTGTAGCATGGAGACAAAAAGAACAATTCAGCGATGGCGTAGGATATAACTGGATTGATTCACTCAAAGCACTTACTACCGAAAAGGTTAGTGATGAAGATATGGCACATGCAGCCGAGCGATTCCCAATCAATACTCCTATGAATAAAGAAGAATATTACTATCGCAGTATATTCGAAGAACATTTCCCAAGTGAAAGTGCAGCCAAGTGCGTACCGTCTGTACCATCAGTGGCCTGCAGTACAGCTGAAGCATTAGCCTGGGACGAATCCTTTAAAAATATGAATGATCCGAGTGGTCGTGCTGTAAAAGGAGTACACGATGAGAGTTATTAA
- a CDS encoding glycerophosphodiester phosphodiesterase family protein: MNSKRLFIVGALFFTLTGMNAKNKTQIIAHRGYWDTEGSAQNSIAALIKADNIQVYGSELDVWLSSDGVPMVNHDATTPEHKLVLEKTTAAQLKQEKLANGENLPTLEEYLQKGKECKHSKLIIELKPHSSKEREDSLTVKVLAMVKKFKMENKVEYISFSLNAVKELIRLAPKAKVYYLSGSLSPKELKEIGCAGLDYNLGVMKKNENWFDEAKKYGLKVNVWTVNKKEDIQYLIDKGADFITTNDPLLGLEMVK, encoded by the coding sequence ATGAATTCTAAAAGATTATTTATTGTAGGAGCATTGTTTTTTACTTTGACAGGTATGAATGCAAAAAACAAAACACAAATTATTGCTCACCGTGGATATTGGGATACGGAAGGTTCTGCTCAAAATTCAATTGCTGCACTGATTAAAGCTGACAACATTCAGGTATACGGTTCAGAGCTGGATGTATGGCTATCATCAGATGGCGTTCCAATGGTTAATCATGACGCTACTACTCCGGAGCACAAACTAGTTCTGGAAAAAACAACAGCAGCACAGCTGAAACAGGAAAAGCTGGCAAATGGAGAAAATCTGCCGACTCTTGAAGAATACCTTCAAAAAGGGAAAGAATGCAAGCACAGCAAGTTAATTATTGAATTAAAACCACACAGCAGCAAAGAGAGAGAAGACTCACTAACAGTAAAAGTGCTGGCAATGGTTAAAAAATTTAAGATGGAAAACAAAGTGGAATATATATCTTTCAGCCTTAATGCTGTCAAAGAATTAATCCGTTTGGCACCCAAAGCAAAAGTGTATTATTTAAGTGGAAGCCTCTCACCTAAAGAGTTGAAAGAAATAGGATGCGCCGGACTAGACTATAACCTAGGTGTTATGAAAAAGAATGAGAACTGGTTTGACGAAGCCAAAAAATACGGTCTTAAAGTCAATGTATGGACGGTTAACAAAAAAGAAGATATTCAATATCTGATTGATAAAGGAGCCGATTTCATCACAACAAACGACCCTCTTTTAGGACTGGAAATGGTCAAATAG
- a CDS encoding LL-diaminopimelate aminotransferase, with translation MALVNEHYLKLPGSYLFSDIAKKVNTFKVTHPKQDVIRLGIGDVTQPLPPAVIKAMHNAVNEMASKETFRGYGPEQGYDFLIEAIIKNDYASRGISLEPSEVFINDGAKSDTGNIGDILRHDNSVGVTDPVYPVYIDSNVMAGRAGDLVDGKWSNLVYISCLSENNFIPQIPNRRIDMLYLCYPNNPTGTTLSKEELKKWVNYALENDTLILYDAAYEAYIQEPDVPHSIYEIKGAKKVAIEFRSFSKTAGFTGVRCGYTIVPKELKAATLGGERVALNKLWNRRQCTKFNGTSYITQRAAEAIYTPEGKEQVKEIINYYMTNAKIMKEGIESTGLKVYGGVNAPYLWVKAPNGMSSWKFFEQLLYEANIVGTPGVGFGPSGEGYLRLTAFGAREDCIEAMKRLRNWI, from the coding sequence ATGGCATTAGTAAACGAACATTATTTAAAACTACCGGGAAGTTATCTCTTCTCGGATATTGCCAAAAAGGTAAACACATTTAAAGTAACTCATCCAAAGCAGGATGTTATTCGTCTGGGAATTGGCGATGTTACACAGCCATTGCCTCCCGCTGTAATAAAAGCTATGCATAATGCCGTGAACGAAATGGCTTCGAAAGAGACATTTCGCGGTTATGGGCCAGAACAGGGATACGATTTCCTGATCGAAGCAATCATCAAAAATGATTATGCGAGCAGAGGAATCAGCCTGGAGCCAAGTGAAGTATTCATTAACGACGGAGCAAAAAGTGACACCGGAAATATTGGAGATATCCTTCGTCACGATAACAGTGTTGGTGTTACTGACCCTGTTTATCCTGTTTATATCGATTCGAACGTAATGGCCGGTCGCGCAGGAGATTTGGTTGACGGAAAATGGAGTAATCTGGTGTATATTTCTTGTCTGAGTGAAAACAACTTTATCCCACAAATTCCCAACCGGAGAATTGATATGTTGTACCTCTGTTATCCTAATAACCCGACAGGCACAACGCTCTCTAAAGAGGAACTAAAAAAATGGGTAAACTATGCATTGGAAAATGATACTTTGATTTTGTACGATGCAGCTTACGAAGCATACATTCAAGAGCCAGACGTTCCACACTCCATCTATGAAATTAAAGGTGCCAAGAAAGTTGCTATTGAATTCAGAAGCTTCTCAAAAACCGCTGGTTTTACGGGAGTAAGATGCGGATATACTATCGTCCCCAAAGAACTTAAAGCAGCTACGCTTGGAGGTGAACGTGTTGCATTGAACAAATTATGGAACAGACGCCAGTGCACTAAATTTAACGGAACATCTTATATAACTCAAAGAGCCGCGGAAGCAATCTATACCCCTGAAGGAAAAGAACAGGTTAAAGAAATTATCAACTATTATATGACAAATGCCAAAATCATGAAAGAGGGCATTGAGTCTACAGGTTTGAAAGTTTATGGTGGTGTAAATGCACCATATCTATGGGTAAAAGCTCCAAATGGTATGTCTTCCTGGAAATTCTTTGAACAACTGCTTTACGAAGCAAATATAGTGGGTACTCCCGGTGTTGGATTTGGTCCCAGCGGTGAAGGTTATCTTCGACTGACAGCTTTCGGAGCACGTGAAGATTGTATTGAAGCAATGAAAAGATTGCGCAACTGGATATAA
- the dapF gene encoding diaminopimelate epimerase: MTNLIKFTKMHGAGNDYIYVNTLIHHIEHPEEIAIKWSAPHTGIGSDGLVLIGKSSIADFSMRIFNADGSEAMMCGNASRCIGKYLYDNSLTKKTDISLETLSGIKHLKLTVLEGKVSKVTVDMDSPKLKEVYFDGKSGQMINHEITVNGQTFKATAISMGNPHLVIYVDDINQIELPVIGPILENHPLFPGRINVEFAQKLSENKVRMRVWERGSGITMACGTGACATAVAGSITGMTGRDVEIIMDGGNLNILWDEKTDKVYMTGDAVTVFEGEIPL, encoded by the coding sequence ATGACAAACCTTATTAAGTTTACAAAGATGCACGGTGCGGGCAATGATTATATCTACGTCAACACACTAATACATCACATTGAACATCCGGAGGAAATAGCCATCAAATGGAGTGCTCCTCATACGGGAATTGGCTCGGACGGACTGGTTTTAATCGGGAAATCGTCTATAGCAGATTTTAGCATGCGTATCTTCAATGCAGACGGTTCTGAAGCAATGATGTGTGGAAACGCATCTCGTTGTATCGGTAAATACCTTTATGATAACAGCTTAACAAAAAAAACAGATATTTCCCTGGAAACTCTTTCGGGCATCAAACATTTAAAACTTACGGTATTAGAAGGAAAAGTTTCAAAGGTTACTGTCGATATGGACTCTCCTAAACTGAAAGAGGTATATTTCGACGGAAAGTCAGGACAAATGATAAACCATGAAATCACGGTAAACGGTCAAACCTTTAAAGCAACCGCAATTTCAATGGGGAATCCCCATTTGGTTATCTACGTAGATGATATTAATCAGATAGAACTTCCGGTTATAGGACCGATACTTGAAAATCATCCTCTCTTCCCAGGCAGAATCAATGTTGAGTTTGCTCAGAAGTTGAGTGAAAACAAGGTGAGAATGCGTGTTTGGGAACGTGGATCAGGCATCACAATGGCCTGTGGAACCGGAGCATGTGCTACAGCTGTTGCAGGTTCAATTACTGGAATGACAGGACGTGATGTGGAAATCATTATGGATGGAGGGAACTTGAATATCCTCTGGGACGAAAAAACAGACAAAGTATATATGACGGGCGATGCTGTAACCGTATTCGAAGGAGAAATACCCCTTTAG
- the pnuC gene encoding nicotinamide riboside transporter PnuC — translation MDYLEIIGTLVGLLYLYLEYKASIYLWFAGTVMPLIYIYVFYDAGLYADMGINIYYLLAGLYGLLIWMKAPDQKGEERPISTTPLKLYLPIIVTFAILFAAIAFILIRYTDSTVPFADAFVTALSIIGMWMLAYKYIEQWLVWIVVDVACCGLYIYKGLYPTTILYGLYSVIAVFGYFKWKKMMLYNELKDEKIPVTNNR, via the coding sequence ATGGATTATCTTGAAATTATTGGTACACTGGTAGGCTTGCTTTATCTCTATTTGGAGTATAAGGCAAGTATCTATCTGTGGTTTGCCGGAACTGTTATGCCGCTCATCTATATCTATGTGTTCTACGATGCAGGACTCTATGCCGATATGGGCATTAATATATATTATCTGCTGGCTGGCTTGTATGGATTGCTGATATGGATGAAGGCTCCTGATCAGAAAGGAGAGGAGCGGCCTATTTCAACTACTCCGCTGAAACTCTATTTGCCGATAATTGTTACCTTTGCAATACTTTTTGCCGCAATTGCCTTTATACTGATTCGCTATACCGACAGTACGGTTCCTTTTGCCGATGCATTTGTGACTGCACTAAGCATAATCGGGATGTGGATGCTGGCATATAAGTATATTGAACAATGGCTGGTATGGATTGTGGTTGATGTAGCTTGTTGTGGATTGTATATTTACAAAGGATTGTATCCTACAACTATTCTTTACGGACTCTATTCAGTTATTGCCGTGTTCGGCTATTTTAAATGGAAAAAAATGATGTTGTATAACGAACTGAAAGATGAGAAAATACCCGTTACTAACAATCGCTGA
- a CDS encoding glutamine synthetase III: MSSELRFRVVETAFKKKAVEVPTPKERPSEYFGKYVFNKAKMFKYLPDKVYQQLIDAAENGTPLNRNIADAVAAGMQKWAVEMGATHYTHWFHPLTEGTAEKHDAFLEHDGKGGMIEEFSGKLLIQQEPDASSFPSGGIRNTFEARGYSAWDPSSPAFIVDDTLFIPTIFIAYTGESLDYKAPLLKALRAVNKAALDVVHYFNPEVKKITTNLGWEQEYFLVDEGLYAARPDLLLTGRTLMGHESSKNQQLEDHYFGAIPTRVTAFMTDLEIESLKLGIPVKTRHNEVAPNQFELAPVFEECNLANDHNLLVMSLMRKIARQHGFRVLLHEKPFKGVNGSGKHNNWSLSTDTGIILMGPGKTAEDNLRFVTFIVNTLMAVYRHNGLLKASISSATNAHRLGANEAPPAIISSFLGKQLTQVLDHLADSTNDLAGLSGKQGMKLDIPQIPELLIDNTDRNRTSPFAFTGNRFEFRAIGSEANCASAMIALNAALGEQLIIFKKDVDALIEKGEPKISAILEIIRSYIKECRAIHFDGNGYSDEWKEEASKRGLDCETSVPLIFDNYLKESTVKMFESTGVMTRLELVARNEVKWETYTKKIQIEARVLGDLAMNHIIPVATRYQSQLIDNVYKMKDLYPAEKSSLLSSKNLEIIEEIGSRTIFIKEKVDEMIEARKVANVIESEREKAIAYHDNIVPMLEEIRYHIDKLELLVDDQLWTLPKYRELLFIR, from the coding sequence ATGTCATCAGAACTAAGATTCAGAGTAGTAGAAACGGCTTTTAAGAAAAAAGCCGTAGAAGTGCCCACTCCAAAGGAGAGACCTTCAGAGTATTTCGGTAAGTATGTATTTAACAAGGCAAAAATGTTCAAATACCTTCCCGATAAGGTATATCAGCAACTAATTGATGCTGCAGAAAACGGAACACCTCTCAATAGAAATATTGCCGATGCGGTGGCAGCAGGCATGCAGAAATGGGCAGTCGAAATGGGAGCAACACACTACACCCACTGGTTTCATCCATTAACAGAAGGCACTGCGGAAAAACATGACGCATTCCTAGAACATGATGGAAAAGGTGGAATGATTGAAGAATTCAGCGGCAAGTTGCTTATACAGCAAGAGCCTGATGCTTCCAGCTTTCCGAGCGGTGGAATCCGTAACACCTTCGAAGCTCGTGGATATTCGGCATGGGACCCTTCATCTCCGGCATTTATCGTGGATGATACGCTATTTATCCCAACAATCTTCATCGCTTATACTGGTGAATCACTTGACTACAAAGCTCCTCTTCTGAAAGCTCTTCGCGCTGTTAACAAAGCAGCTTTAGATGTAGTTCATTACTTCAACCCTGAAGTAAAGAAGATTACAACCAACTTAGGTTGGGAACAGGAATACTTCCTGGTTGATGAAGGTTTATATGCAGCTCGTCCGGATTTATTGTTGACCGGCCGTACTCTAATGGGACATGAAAGTTCTAAAAATCAACAGCTGGAAGATCATTACTTCGGTGCAATCCCTACTCGTGTTACTGCATTTATGACCGACCTGGAAATTGAAAGTCTTAAACTTGGTATTCCTGTTAAGACTCGTCACAATGAGGTTGCTCCAAACCAGTTTGAACTTGCTCCAGTATTTGAAGAATGCAACCTGGCCAATGACCACAACCTTTTGGTAATGTCCTTGATGCGTAAAATCGCCCGCCAACACGGGTTCCGTGTTTTGTTGCACGAGAAACCATTTAAAGGTGTCAACGGATCAGGTAAACATAACAACTGGTCACTTAGCACTGATACTGGTATTATTCTTATGGGACCGGGAAAAACAGCTGAAGACAATCTTCGTTTTGTTACATTCATTGTAAATACACTGATGGCAGTGTACCGTCACAACGGATTGCTGAAAGCAAGTATCTCATCTGCCACCAATGCACATCGCTTGGGTGCCAATGAAGCACCTCCTGCCATTATTTCTTCTTTTTTAGGTAAACAGTTAACCCAGGTACTGGATCATCTGGCAGATAGTACAAACGATTTAGCCGGACTAAGCGGCAAGCAAGGTATGAAACTGGATATTCCGCAAATTCCTGAATTATTGATCGATAATACAGACCGCAACCGCACCTCCCCTTTCGCATTCACCGGAAACCGTTTCGAGTTCCGTGCAATTGGTTCGGAAGCTAACTGTGCTTCTGCCATGATTGCCCTCAATGCAGCCTTGGGTGAACAATTAATTATTTTTAAGAAAGACGTTGATGCCCTGATTGAAAAAGGTGAACCAAAGATTTCTGCTATTCTGGAAATAATCCGCTCTTACATCAAGGAATGCAGAGCTATTCACTTTGATGGCAACGGTTATAGTGACGAATGGAAAGAAGAAGCTAGTAAACGTGGATTAGATTGTGAAACCAGCGTTCCATTAATCTTCGATAACTATCTGAAAGAAAGCACCGTTAAGATGTTCGAATCAACCGGCGTTATGACCAGACTGGAGCTTGTTGCCCGCAACGAGGTAAAATGGGAAACTTACACCAAGAAAATACAGATTGAAGCTCGCGTACTGGGCGACCTGGCCATGAACCATATCATTCCGGTTGCAACACGATACCAGTCTCAGCTGATTGATAATGTATATAAAATGAAGGATCTCTACCCAGCTGAAAAGTCTAGTTTGCTCTCTTCTAAGAATCTGGAGATTATCGAAGAGATTGGATCAAGAACAATTTTCATTAAAGAAAAGGTTGACGAAATGATTGAAGCTCGCAAAGTGGCCAACGTAATTGAATCGGAACGTGAAAAAGCAATCGCTTACCACGACAACATTGTACCGATGCTGGAAGAAATTCGTTATCATATCGACAAATTAGAACTTTTGGTAGACGACCAGTTATGGACGTTACCAAAATACAGAGAATTACTATTTATCAGATAA
- a CDS encoding glutamate synthase subunit beta — MGNPKAFLTIHRQEAGYRPLNERITDFGEVEQTLNSHDRRLQASRCMDCGVPFCNWACPIGNIQPEWQDLLYKGKWKEAYEVLESTCDFPEFTGRICPAPCEKSCVLKLSADEPVTIRENEVAIAEAAFREGYVLPQHPIRNGKKVAIIGAGPAGMVVANQLNRKGYEVTVYEKQDKVGGLLRYGIPNFKLHKNVIDRRVNLMKQEGISFVTSTEIGKDISAKELVEKFDAVCVCIGAEVPRDLPIEGRELKGVHFALELLSQQNQILEGKSFDNDKLINAKGKKVLVIGGGDTGSDCIGTSARHGAIKVTQIEIMPKPPVGHNPATPWPMYPQVLKTSSSHEEGCHRRWNINTCRFIGENGQLKAVEIQEISWIKSEEGRMQMVPTGEKEIIEADLAFLAMGFVHPVQEGVIAQLELAVDNRKNITIDNRAAASTAKVFAAGDAATGASLVVRAMAGGRKAAQEIDTYLSQK, encoded by the coding sequence ATGGGAAATCCAAAAGCATTCTTAACAATACATAGACAAGAGGCCGGATACAGACCTCTTAACGAACGCATTACAGATTTTGGTGAAGTGGAACAGACTCTTAACAGCCATGACCGCAGACTGCAAGCTTCACGCTGTATGGACTGTGGGGTTCCTTTCTGTAACTGGGCATGTCCAATAGGAAATATTCAACCCGAATGGCAGGATTTGCTTTACAAAGGTAAATGGAAAGAGGCGTATGAAGTACTGGAGTCTACTTGCGATTTTCCGGAATTCACCGGTCGAATCTGCCCTGCTCCCTGTGAGAAAAGTTGCGTTCTTAAGCTTTCTGCAGATGAGCCTGTAACTATCCGAGAAAATGAGGTTGCTATTGCTGAAGCTGCTTTCAGGGAAGGATATGTACTACCACAACATCCGATCAGAAATGGTAAAAAAGTGGCGATAATCGGTGCTGGTCCTGCCGGAATGGTAGTTGCCAATCAACTGAACCGTAAGGGATATGAAGTAACAGTTTATGAAAAACAGGATAAAGTAGGTGGCTTGCTCCGTTATGGCATCCCCAACTTCAAATTGCACAAAAATGTAATTGACCGTCGCGTTAATCTAATGAAACAAGAAGGAATAAGCTTTGTTACTTCAACAGAAATAGGGAAAGATATTTCTGCTAAGGAACTGGTTGAAAAATTTGATGCTGTATGCGTGTGTATTGGCGCAGAAGTTCCACGTGACCTCCCAATTGAAGGGCGCGAACTAAAAGGTGTGCATTTTGCCCTCGAACTGTTGAGCCAGCAAAATCAGATTCTTGAAGGGAAATCCTTTGATAACGATAAACTGATTAACGCTAAAGGGAAAAAAGTGTTGGTAATCGGTGGTGGTGATACCGGTTCAGACTGTATAGGAACTTCTGCTCGTCATGGAGCCATCAAGGTCACTCAGATAGAGATTATGCCAAAGCCTCCTGTTGGTCATAACCCAGCAACACCATGGCCTATGTATCCTCAGGTATTGAAAACCAGTTCATCTCATGAGGAAGGTTGTCATCGTCGATGGAACATTAACACTTGCAGGTTTATCGGAGAAAACGGCCAGCTAAAGGCTGTAGAAATTCAAGAAATATCCTGGATTAAAAGCGAAGAAGGACGCATGCAGATGGTTCCAACCGGAGAAAAAGAGATTATCGAAGCAGATTTAGCATTTCTGGCAATGGGATTCGTTCATCCAGTACAGGAAGGAGTTATTGCACAATTGGAATTGGCAGTAGATAACCGTAAAAACATAACCATCGACAATCGCGCCGCAGCATCAACTGCAAAAGTATTTGCAGCAGGAGATGCAGCTACAGGTGCAAGCCTTGTGGTTAGAGCTATGGCCGGAGGTCGTAAGGCTGCTCAGGAGATAGATACTTATTTAAGTCAAAAATAA